A genome region from Staphylococcus capitis subsp. capitis includes the following:
- a CDS encoding A24 family peptidase, whose product MALLAYSCSAIFSFLYQFSHKGTLKFNYFFSRSVCDHCNQNVKPYDLLPIMSYILLKGRARCCHKKLQIYYLIGEVLALIPIFLYYFSHGNINFSHFLLTFLFLLSFSIYDINNLSIDIRLSSIYVIVAFFCSHLYLHTFIITFLISQLLYLILRKYIGYGDIVIFNMLSLFLPLNFLIYLCMFTFIFGGFISIFIKLLINKDLKYIPLIPFVFLSFIFTSLFYNDLNIVLGGTYY is encoded by the coding sequence ATGGCTTTACTGGCTTATTCATGTAGTGCGATATTTAGTTTTTTATACCAATTTAGTCACAAGGGTACATTAAAATTTAATTATTTCTTTTCAAGATCCGTTTGTGATCATTGTAATCAAAATGTTAAGCCTTATGACTTATTACCGATTATGAGCTACATATTACTCAAAGGGCGCGCTCGCTGTTGTCACAAGAAATTACAAATATATTATTTGATAGGGGAAGTTTTAGCGCTTATACCAATATTTTTGTATTACTTTTCACATGGTAATATCAATTTTTCTCATTTCTTATTAACTTTTCTTTTTTTACTCAGTTTCTCTATATACGATATTAACAATCTATCGATCGACATAAGATTGTCCTCAATCTATGTTATAGTAGCCTTCTTTTGTTCACATTTATATCTTCATACTTTTATAATTACTTTTTTAATTTCGCAATTGTTATATCTAATTCTACGTAAATATATAGGTTACGGAGATATCGTAATTTTTAACATGCTGTCTTTATTCTTACCTTTAAATTTTCTTATTTATTTATGTATGTTTACTTTTATTTTTGGTGGTTTTATATCCATTTTTATAAAACTTTTGATTAATAAAGATTTAAAATATATTCCATTAATTCCTTTTGTCTTCCTCTCTTTCATTTTCACTTCGCTTTTCTATAATGATTTAAATATTGTATTAGGAGGAACATATTATTGA
- a CDS encoding folylpolyglutamate synthase/dihydrofolate synthase family protein, which produces MNYLDSLYWIHERSKFGIKPGVKRMEWMLEQFNNPQDKIRGIHVGGTNGKGSTVAYLRTALVENGYDVGTFTSPFIESFNERISLNGTPITNDEIVDLVERVKPVSEALENETELGGATEFEIITTMMFLYFGEIHPVDFVIIEAGLGIKHDSTNVFKPILSILTSIGLDHTDILGSTYLDIAKDKSAIIKPYTPVIYAVKNDEALKYVRDYALEQNAKPIELDREVTIISQDDEFTYRYKDYELETIILNMMGEHQKENASLAITALIELNEADIIDLDFNKMIDGIETVNWTGRIEQVKEQPLMVIDGAHNNESVEALIDTIKHYYGRDKIDVLFSAIKGKPINSMIHNLSEIASQFYLADFDFPKALTKEEIADETNLDNVELVEDYVQFIENYTGEGLIITGSLYFISEIKAKIKFN; this is translated from the coding sequence ATGAATTACCTAGACAGCTTGTATTGGATACATGAAAGATCGAAATTTGGTATTAAACCAGGTGTCAAACGTATGGAATGGATGTTAGAACAATTTAATAATCCTCAAGATAAAATTAGAGGTATACATGTTGGCGGCACCAATGGTAAAGGGTCTACGGTAGCATATCTAAGAACTGCTTTGGTTGAAAATGGTTATGATGTCGGAACCTTTACATCTCCGTTTATAGAAAGTTTTAATGAACGCATTAGTTTAAATGGCACACCAATTACTAATGATGAAATTGTAGATTTAGTTGAGCGTGTTAAGCCAGTTAGTGAAGCTTTAGAAAATGAAACAGAACTTGGTGGAGCAACAGAGTTCGAAATTATTACTACTATGATGTTCCTTTACTTCGGTGAAATCCATCCAGTTGATTTCGTTATCATAGAAGCTGGTTTAGGAATTAAACACGATTCAACAAATGTATTTAAACCAATTTTATCAATTTTAACTAGTATTGGATTGGATCATACTGATATTCTTGGGTCAACTTATCTAGATATAGCAAAAGATAAATCAGCAATAATTAAACCATATACACCAGTTATCTATGCTGTGAAAAACGATGAAGCTCTTAAGTATGTGAGAGACTATGCTTTAGAACAAAACGCTAAACCAATTGAGTTAGATAGAGAAGTAACAATCATTTCACAAGATGATGAGTTTACTTACCGATATAAAGATTATGAACTAGAAACTATCATTTTAAATATGATGGGTGAACATCAGAAAGAAAATGCTTCCTTGGCAATTACGGCGCTTATTGAACTTAATGAAGCGGATATTATTGATTTAGATTTTAATAAGATGATTGATGGTATTGAAACTGTAAATTGGACTGGACGTATTGAACAAGTGAAAGAACAGCCGCTTATGGTTATCGATGGTGCACATAATAATGAAAGTGTAGAAGCTTTAATCGATACTATTAAACATTACTATGGTAGAGATAAAATTGATGTACTCTTCTCAGCAATTAAAGGCAAACCAATTAATTCGATGATTCATAATTTAAGTGAAATTGCCTCGCAGTTTTATTTAGCGGATTTCGATTTTCCTAAAGCTTTAACTAAAGAAGAAATTGCTGATGAAACTAATTTAGATAATGTAGAACTTGTAGAAGATTATGTACAGTTTATTGAAAATTACACTGGTGAAGGTTTAATCATCACGGGTAGTTTGTATTTTATAAGCGAAATAAAAGCAAAAATTAAATTTAACTAA
- a CDS encoding AbrB family transcriptional regulator produces the protein MNNIQRNNFIVLALAIIISLILKISHILLPFMFGPIIAAVICVKAFKLEIKWPFWLSQIGLIFLGVQIGSTFTKTVIGDIKNDWLTIIIVTVLLLVLALLIAYFFKKIAQVNSETAILSVIPGALSQMLIMAEEDKKANILVVSLTQTSRIIFVVILVPLISYFFQDSHNTTREHVSKAPALTHALDFWQIIIIFLAVAIVYFLMAKINFPTKQLLAPIFVLIVWNMTTNLNFTLDNWLLASAQVIYMIRIGLQIAHLLNDLKGRIAVAIAFQNIMLIISAFIMVVIIHLFTHNSINELFLGAAPGGMSQIGLVAIATGADVAMISSYHIFRIFFILFLVAPVINYFLKFRAKSR, from the coding sequence ATGAATAATATACAGAGAAATAACTTTATTGTCTTAGCATTAGCTATAATAATAAGTTTAATATTGAAGATTTCTCACATACTGTTGCCTTTCATGTTTGGACCAATTATTGCAGCGGTTATTTGTGTGAAAGCATTTAAATTGGAGATCAAATGGCCTTTTTGGTTAAGTCAAATCGGTTTAATATTTCTTGGCGTACAAATTGGTTCTACTTTTACGAAAACAGTGATCGGTGATATAAAAAATGATTGGTTAACAATCATCATAGTAACTGTACTTTTATTAGTCTTAGCATTATTAATAGCTTATTTCTTTAAGAAAATAGCTCAAGTTAATTCGGAAACAGCTATTTTAAGTGTAATTCCAGGTGCATTAAGCCAAATGTTAATTATGGCTGAGGAAGATAAGAAAGCTAATATTTTAGTTGTAAGTTTAACTCAAACATCTCGTATAATATTTGTGGTTATATTAGTTCCGTTGATATCATATTTTTTCCAAGATTCCCACAATACCACTAGGGAACATGTAAGTAAAGCTCCAGCATTGACGCATGCTCTTGATTTTTGGCAAATAATCATAATATTTTTAGCTGTAGCAATAGTTTATTTCTTGATGGCGAAAATTAACTTTCCTACTAAACAATTGTTAGCTCCTATATTTGTCTTAATTGTTTGGAATATGACTACAAATTTAAATTTCACTTTAGATAATTGGTTACTCGCATCTGCGCAAGTGATTTATATGATACGTATAGGCCTTCAAATTGCTCATCTACTTAATGATTTAAAAGGTCGTATCGCAGTAGCTATTGCTTTTCAGAATATAATGTTAATTATTTCGGCTTTTATAATGGTGGTTATCATTCATCTTTTCACGCATAATTCAATTAATGAATTATTCTTAGGTGCAGCCCCAGGAGGTATGAGTCAAATAGGTTTAGTAGCTATAGCTACTGGTGCCGATGTAGCAATGATTTCAAGTTATCACATCTTTAGAATTTTCTTCATTCTATTCTTAGTTGCACCTGTGATTAATTATTTCTTAAAATTCAGAGCGAAATCTCGTTAA
- the radC gene encoding DNA repair protein RadC, with amino-acid sequence MKINEMAISEKPRERLMNYGAKSLSNVELLAILINTGRKGFSSIDIANELIKSHHSIRHLKKLSINDLLKVKGIGLYKAIILQAAFELGERLNASSTIDKVKITHPSDVADLMMSSMKDLDQEHFVVLLLNSKNIVIKQSWIFKGTLNSSIIHPREVFNIAIRESSNAIIIVHNHPSGDVTPSREDITTTLRLKECGAILGIDVLDHIIIGDNQFTSLVEAGYFEEH; translated from the coding sequence TTGAAAATAAATGAAATGGCAATTTCCGAGAAACCTAGAGAGCGTCTTATGAATTACGGTGCAAAAAGCTTATCAAATGTGGAATTGTTGGCAATACTTATTAATACTGGTAGAAAAGGTTTCTCTAGCATAGATATTGCTAATGAACTTATAAAAAGTCATCATTCTATTAGACATTTAAAAAAATTATCTATCAATGATTTACTAAAAGTAAAAGGGATTGGATTGTATAAAGCAATTATATTGCAAGCAGCTTTTGAGTTAGGAGAAAGGCTAAATGCATCAAGCACGATAGATAAAGTTAAAATTACTCATCCGAGTGACGTGGCTGATTTGATGATGTCTTCTATGAAAGATTTAGATCAGGAACATTTTGTAGTATTATTACTTAATTCAAAAAATATCGTTATAAAACAATCTTGGATCTTCAAAGGAACACTTAATAGTTCGATTATTCATCCACGTGAGGTATTTAATATTGCAATTAGAGAATCCTCTAATGCTATCATTATTGTTCACAACCATCCTTCAGGTGATGTAACACCTTCTAGAGAAGACATTACTACGACTTTACGTTTAAAAGAGTGTGGTGCTATTTTAGGAATTGATGTACTTGATCACATCATCATTGGAGATAATCAATTTACAAGTTTGGTTGAAGCAGGCTATTTTGAGGAGCATTGA
- the rplU gene encoding 50S ribosomal protein L21: MFAIIETGGKQIKVEEGQEIFVEKLDVNEGDSFTFDKVLFVGGDSVKVGAPTVEGASVTATVNKQGRGKKITVFTYRRRKDSKRKKGHRQPFTKLTIDKINA, encoded by the coding sequence ATGTTTGCTATTATTGAAACAGGTGGAAAACAAATCAAAGTAGAAGAAGGTCAAGAAATCTTCGTTGAAAAATTAGACGTAAATGAAGGTGACTCATTCACTTTTGATAAAGTATTATTTGTAGGTGGAGATTCAGTAAAAGTTGGTGCGCCAACTGTTGAAGGTGCGTCAGTTACTGCTACTGTTAACAAACAAGGACGCGGCAAAAAAATCACTGTATTCACTTACAGACGTCGTAAAGACTCAAAACGTAAAAAAGGCCATCGTCAACCATTTACTAAATTAACTATCGATAAAATTAACGCATAA
- the rpmA gene encoding 50S ribosomal protein L27 produces the protein MLKLNLQFFASKKGVSSTKNGRDSESKRLGAKRADGQYVSGGSILYRQRGTKIYPGENVGRGGDDTLFAKIDGVVKFERKGRDKKQVSVYAVAE, from the coding sequence ATGTTAAAATTAAACTTACAATTCTTCGCATCTAAAAAAGGGGTAAGTTCTACTAAAAACGGACGTGACTCTGAATCTAAACGTTTAGGTGCTAAACGTGCTGACGGTCAATATGTATCAGGTGGTTCAATTCTTTATCGCCAACGTGGTACTAAAATCTACCCTGGTGAAAATGTAGGTCGTGGTGGCGATGATACATTATTCGCTAAAATCGACGGCGTTGTTAAATTTGAACGCAAAGGTCGCGACAAAAAACAAGTTTCTGTATACGCAGTTGCTGAATAA
- the mreC gene encoding rod shape-determining protein MreC — protein MLNFFKNNKLIVVLCAIIVFIALIGLSIRSQNQSPPEQYVGDSVSLGQRVVSYPINFVTGAIGNIFNNGGSKEDKNKIKQLEAKNQKLETENKKFKKELDVKDLSKYEPISTTVIARNPDQWMNTIVIDKGSKSGIKNNMAVMTSEGLVGRVTKVNQFSAQVDLISTHTRAGKLSVNVQHGSKNVFGLIDHYDAKNEELVISDINNKDSVKKGDKVVTSGLADQLPSDLYIGEVTDVENDQYGLAKEVRVKTGADLADLNHVYVAKRDVSTIPDDESRDN, from the coding sequence GTGCTTAATTTTTTCAAAAATAACAAGCTCATTGTTGTTTTATGTGCAATTATCGTTTTTATAGCGTTAATTGGTTTATCCATTCGTTCCCAAAACCAATCACCTCCAGAACAATATGTAGGAGACTCAGTTTCTTTAGGACAAAGAGTTGTGAGTTATCCTATTAATTTTGTAACTGGAGCTATTGGAAATATTTTCAATAATGGTGGATCGAAAGAAGATAAAAATAAAATTAAACAACTTGAGGCAAAGAATCAAAAGTTAGAAACTGAAAATAAAAAGTTTAAAAAAGAATTAGACGTTAAAGATTTATCAAAATATGAGCCTATTTCAACAACAGTGATTGCTAGAAACCCAGATCAGTGGATGAATACAATTGTGATAGACAAGGGTTCTAAATCTGGCATTAAAAATAATATGGCGGTTATGACTTCTGAAGGTTTAGTTGGTAGAGTCACAAAGGTAAATCAATTTTCTGCTCAAGTCGATCTGATTTCCACTCATACGAGAGCAGGTAAACTTTCAGTTAACGTACAACACGGTTCTAAAAATGTTTTTGGTTTGATTGATCATTATGATGCTAAGAATGAAGAATTAGTGATTAGTGATATTAACAACAAAGATAGTGTGAAAAAAGGAGATAAGGTAGTAACCAGTGGCTTAGCTGACCAGTTACCAAGTGATCTTTACATAGGTGAAGTTACAGATGTTGAAAATGATCAATACGGACTTGCCAAAGAGGTAAGAGTTAAGACTGGTGCTGATTTAGCTGACTTAAATCATGTATATGTTGCAAAACGTGATGTGAGCACGATTCCCGATGATGAAAGCAGGGATAACTAA
- a CDS encoding DUF4930 family protein — MRFIFSIVKNIIAVLAIIAIIYIALKYAPFLRDQEWNPLHESTNYIQQNMHDTPANNRLPAQPQNGKSYSLKENDIINNVPSSQIKNVFNMIDKKEFMSVSGIGRMGYNNKYLAGQRGDEFIIYKFGSDSIRVYNTEFEMQQDLNKLGQHIELKPSEAFK, encoded by the coding sequence ATGAGATTTATATTTAGTATAGTTAAGAATATTATTGCTGTGCTAGCTATTATTGCTATTATTTATATAGCATTGAAGTATGCCCCTTTCCTTAGAGATCAAGAATGGAATCCTTTACATGAAAGTACTAATTATATTCAACAAAATATGCATGATACTCCGGCAAATAACAGACTACCTGCTCAGCCACAAAACGGCAAAAGTTATTCATTAAAAGAAAACGACATCATCAATAATGTCCCTTCTAGTCAAATTAAAAATGTATTTAATATGATTGATAAGAAAGAATTTATGTCAGTATCTGGTATAGGTAGAATGGGCTATAATAATAAATACTTAGCAGGCCAAAGAGGGGACGAATTTATAATATATAAATTTGGTTCAGATTCTATAAGAGTATATAACACAGAGTTTGAAATGCAACAGGATCTAAATAAATTAGGACAACATATAGAGTTAAAACCATCAGAAGCTTTTAAGTAA
- a CDS encoding valine--tRNA ligase, with product MEMKPKYDPREVEAGRYEEWVKNGYFKPSEDKSKDTYTIVIPPPNVTGKLHLGHAWDTTLQDIITRMKRMQGYDTLYLPGMDHAGIATQAKVEAKLNEQGISRHELGREKFLEQAWDWKEEYASFIRQQWAKLGLGLDYSRERFTLDEGLSKAVRKVFVDLYNKDIIYRGERIINWDPQARTALSDIEVIHEDVQGAFYHFKYPYADGEGYIEIATTRPETMLGDTAIVVNPNDERYKDVIGKKVILPIVGRELPILADEYVDIEFGSGAMKVTPAHDPNDFEIGQRHDLENIIVMDEYGKMNERSGKYEGMDRFECRKQLVQDLKDQDLVIKIEEHTHSVGHSERTGAIVEPYLSTQWFVKMKPLAQRALDNQKTDDRIDFFPGRFENTFNRWMEEIRDWTISRQLWWGHQIPAWYHKETGEIYVGEEAPSDIDNWEQDADVLDTWFSSALWPFSTLGWPDTESEDFKRYYPTNALVTGYDIIFFWVARMIFQGLEFTDRRPFNDVLLHGLVRAEDGRKMSKSLGNGVDPMDVIDEYGADSLRYFLATGSSPGHDLRYSTEKVESVWNFINKIWNAARFSLMNIGEEFKVEDIDLSGNLSLADKWILTRLNETIKTVTDLSDKYEFGEVGRALYNFIWDEFCDWYIEMSKIPMNGDDEAQKQTTRSVLSYVLDKIMKMLHPFMPFVTETIWQSLPHEGETIVNADWPTVNSEYMFDESKQTMQQLVEIIKSVRQSRVEVNTPLSKSIPILIQTKDDNVKQTLKDNASYLHKFCNPSELTIDTEVEIPEKAMTSVVVAGKVVLPLEGLIDMDKEIARLEKELDKLQSELDRVDKKLSNENFVNKAPEKIINEEKEKQQHYQEKYNGVKSRIEQLKA from the coding sequence ATGGAAATGAAACCGAAATACGACCCAAGAGAAGTAGAAGCTGGTCGTTATGAAGAATGGGTAAAAAATGGTTATTTTAAACCATCAGAAGATAAATCGAAAGATACATATACTATTGTTATTCCGCCGCCAAATGTGACGGGAAAATTACATTTAGGACATGCGTGGGACACAACGTTACAAGATATAATTACTCGTATGAAGAGAATGCAAGGATACGATACTTTGTATCTTCCAGGTATGGATCATGCTGGGATAGCTACACAAGCGAAAGTAGAAGCAAAATTAAATGAACAAGGTATTTCAAGACATGAATTAGGTCGAGAAAAATTTCTAGAACAAGCTTGGGATTGGAAAGAGGAATACGCTTCATTTATTAGACAACAATGGGCTAAACTAGGCTTAGGATTGGATTATAGTAGAGAGCGTTTTACTCTTGATGAAGGTCTAAGTAAAGCTGTTAGAAAAGTATTTGTTGATTTATATAACAAGGATATAATTTATAGAGGAGAAAGAATTATTAACTGGGATCCTCAAGCTAGAACGGCTTTATCTGACATTGAAGTTATTCATGAAGATGTGCAAGGTGCATTTTATCACTTTAAATATCCTTACGCAGACGGTGAAGGTTATATTGAAATTGCGACTACCCGTCCCGAGACAATGTTAGGTGATACAGCGATTGTTGTTAACCCTAACGATGAACGTTATAAAGATGTTATTGGTAAAAAAGTAATTTTACCAATTGTTGGTAGAGAATTGCCTATCTTAGCTGATGAATATGTTGATATAGAATTTGGTTCAGGTGCAATGAAAGTCACACCTGCGCATGATCCAAACGACTTTGAAATTGGGCAAAGACATGATTTAGAAAATATCATCGTAATGGATGAATACGGTAAAATGAATGAGAGATCTGGTAAATATGAAGGTATGGATCGTTTCGAATGTCGTAAACAACTTGTTCAAGATTTAAAAGATCAAGATTTAGTTATTAAAATCGAAGAGCATACGCATTCTGTAGGTCACTCAGAAAGAACAGGTGCAATCGTCGAACCGTATTTATCAACACAATGGTTTGTTAAAATGAAACCTTTAGCTCAAAGAGCACTAGATAACCAAAAAACAGACGACAGAATTGATTTCTTCCCAGGTCGTTTCGAAAACACATTTAATCGTTGGATGGAAGAAATAAGAGATTGGACTATTTCTCGTCAATTATGGTGGGGACATCAGATTCCTGCTTGGTATCATAAAGAAACTGGTGAAATCTACGTAGGGGAAGAAGCACCAAGTGACATTGACAATTGGGAGCAAGATGCAGATGTATTAGATACTTGGTTCTCAAGTGCTTTATGGCCATTTTCTACTTTAGGTTGGCCAGATACTGAATCTGAAGACTTTAAACGTTATTATCCAACGAATGCTTTAGTTACAGGTTATGACATTATTTTTTTCTGGGTAGCAAGAATGATATTCCAAGGATTAGAATTCACAGATAGAAGACCATTTAATGATGTTTTACTACACGGTTTAGTAAGAGCTGAAGATGGACGTAAAATGAGTAAGTCATTAGGTAATGGTGTAGACCCAATGGATGTAATTGATGAATATGGTGCAGATAGCTTGAGATACTTCTTAGCTACTGGTTCATCACCAGGTCATGACTTACGCTATTCGACTGAAAAAGTTGAATCTGTATGGAATTTTATAAACAAAATTTGGAACGCTGCGCGCTTTAGTTTAATGAATATTGGTGAAGAGTTTAAAGTAGAAGATATCGATTTATCTGGAAACTTATCGCTGGCTGATAAATGGATTTTAACTCGCCTAAATGAAACAATTAAAACCGTAACAGATTTAAGTGACAAATATGAGTTTGGTGAAGTAGGGCGTGCGCTTTATAACTTTATTTGGGACGAATTCTGTGATTGGTATATTGAAATGAGTAAGATACCAATGAATGGTGATGATGAAGCTCAGAAACAAACTACACGTTCAGTGTTAAGTTATGTTCTTGATAAAATTATGAAGATGTTACATCCATTTATGCCTTTTGTTACAGAAACAATCTGGCAAAGTTTACCTCATGAAGGTGAAACTATAGTTAACGCAGATTGGCCAACTGTTAACTCTGAATATATGTTTGACGAAAGTAAACAAACAATGCAGCAACTTGTTGAAATCATTAAATCTGTTCGTCAATCAAGAGTTGAAGTGAATACGCCACTTTCTAAATCAATACCAATTTTAATTCAAACTAAAGATGATAACGTTAAGCAAACATTGAAAGATAATGCGAGTTATTTACACAAATTCTGTAACCCAAGCGAACTCACTATTGATACAGAAGTTGAAATTCCTGAAAAAGCTATGACATCAGTAGTTGTAGCGGGTAAAGTTGTGTTACCGCTTGAAGGACTTATTGATATGGATAAAGAAATCGCTCGCTTAGAAAAAGAACTAGATAAACTTCAAAGTGAATTAGATAGAGTAGACAAAAAATTATCAAACGAAAACTTTGTAAATAAAGCACCTGAGAAAATAATTAATGAAGAAAAAGAAAAACAACAACATTATCAAGAGAAGTATAATGGTGTTAAATCACGAATCGAACAATTAAAAGCATAG
- a CDS encoding ribosomal-processing cysteine protease Prp produces MITVDITVDDEGKVTDVIMDGHANHGEYGHDIVCAGASAVLFGSVNAIMGLTSEKPDIDYDDDGGHFHIRSVDTNNKEAQLILQAMLVSLQTIEEEYNENIRLNYK; encoded by the coding sequence ATGATTACTGTTGATATTACAGTTGATGATGAAGGCAAAGTCACAGATGTGATCATGGATGGTCATGCGAATCATGGTGAATATGGTCATGACATTGTCTGTGCTGGTGCCTCAGCAGTTTTATTTGGTAGTGTGAACGCAATTATGGGATTGACATCAGAAAAGCCTGACATCGATTACGATGATGATGGTGGTCATTTTCATATAAGAAGTGTTGATACTAATAACAAAGAAGCGCAATTAATTCTTCAAGCGATGTTAGTTTCTTTACAAACAATTGAAGAAGAATATAATGAGAATATCAGATTAAATTATAAGTGA
- a CDS encoding DNA-3-methyladenine glycosylase I: MNECAFGTKDETYLEYHDNFWGQPLYDSKELFKLIALESQHAGLSWLTILKKKESYEEAFYNFEPKKVAKMSDKDIDRLMEFPNIVHNRKKLEAIVSQARGYLQIEKDYKSFSDFLWSYVNHQPINMGYKKNRDRKTVDDKATQLSKDLKKYGFKFLGPVTVFSFLEAAGLYDSHLEGCPVKPSHS; the protein is encoded by the coding sequence ATGAATGAGTGCGCCTTTGGTACTAAAGATGAAACTTATTTAGAATATCATGATAATTTTTGGGGTCAACCTTTATATGATAGTAAAGAACTTTTTAAGTTAATCGCCTTAGAATCCCAACATGCCGGTTTATCATGGCTTACTATCTTAAAGAAAAAAGAATCCTATGAAGAAGCATTCTATAACTTCGAACCAAAAAAGGTTGCCAAAATGTCTGATAAAGATATTGATCGCCTAATGGAATTTCCTAATATAGTTCATAATAGAAAAAAGTTAGAAGCTATTGTTAGCCAAGCACGAGGTTACTTACAAATTGAAAAAGATTATAAAAGTTTTAGTGATTTTCTTTGGTCATATGTTAATCATCAACCTATTAATATGGGTTATAAAAAAAACAGAGATCGTAAAACAGTAGATGATAAAGCTACACAACTTTCTAAAGATTTAAAAAAATATGGTTTTAAATTTTTAGGTCCTGTCACTGTATTTTCATTTCTTGAGGCTGCAGGATTATACGATTCACATCTTGAAGGATGCCCTGTTAAACCGAGTCATTCTTAG
- the hemL gene encoding glutamate-1-semialdehyde 2,1-aminomutase has protein sequence MGYEKSIKAMETAENLMPGGVNSPVRAFKSVDTPAIFMDHADGSKIYDIDGNEYIDYVLSWGPLILGHKNKRVIEKLHEAVDNGTSFGASTLQENKLAELVIDRVPSIEKVRMVSSGTEATLDTLRLARGYTGRSKIIKFEGCYHGHSDSLLIKAGSGVATLGLPDSPGVPEGIAKNTITVPYNDLESLKLAFEKYGDDIAGVIVEPVAGNMGVVPPLEGFLQGLRDITNEYGSLLIFDEVMTGFRVGYNCAQGYFGVTPDLTCLGKVIGGGLPVGAFGGKKEIMDQIAPVGNIYQAGTLSGNPLAMTSGYETLSQLTPESYEYFNELGDILEKGLKDVFAKHNVPITVNRAGSMIGYFLNEGPVTNFDEANKSDLELFSNMYREMAKEGVFLPPSQFEGTFLSMAHTKEDIEKTIQAFDNALGRIV, from the coding sequence ATGGGTTATGAAAAATCTATAAAAGCTATGGAAACAGCTGAAAATTTAATGCCTGGAGGTGTTAATAGCCCTGTCAGAGCATTTAAATCGGTAGATACACCTGCTATTTTTATGGATCATGCAGACGGTTCTAAAATATATGATATAGATGGCAATGAATACATTGATTATGTACTAAGTTGGGGACCGCTAATTTTAGGACATAAAAATAAACGTGTGATAGAAAAGCTTCATGAAGCAGTTGATAACGGTACAAGCTTTGGTGCTTCAACGTTACAAGAAAATAAACTAGCAGAACTCGTGATTGACAGAGTGCCATCAATAGAAAAAGTAAGAATGGTGTCTTCAGGTACTGAAGCTACACTTGATACTCTACGTTTAGCTAGAGGGTATACAGGTCGTAGTAAGATAATTAAGTTTGAAGGTTGCTATCATGGTCATAGTGATTCTTTATTAATTAAAGCTGGTTCTGGCGTAGCTACATTAGGATTACCTGACTCTCCTGGTGTACCAGAGGGAATTGCTAAAAACACAATAACAGTTCCTTATAATGATTTAGAATCATTAAAATTAGCTTTTGAAAAATATGGTGACGATATCGCTGGTGTAATTGTTGAACCAGTAGCAGGTAATATGGGTGTAGTTCCGCCTTTAGAAGGATTCTTACAAGGTTTACGTGACATTACAAATGAATATGGTTCTTTACTTATTTTTGATGAAGTAATGACTGGTTTCCGCGTAGGATATAATTGTGCTCAAGGTTACTTTGGTGTTACTCCAGACTTAACTTGTTTAGGAAAAGTTATTGGTGGCGGATTACCAGTTGGTGCATTTGGTGGTAAAAAAGAAATTATGGATCAAATAGCTCCAGTAGGAAATATTTATCAAGCTGGAACTCTATCAGGAAATCCTTTAGCAATGACGAGTGGGTATGAAACATTAAGTCAGCTAACTCCTGAGTCTTATGAATATTTTAATGAATTAGGGGACATTCTTGAAAAAGGTCTAAAAGATGTGTTCGCTAAACATAATGTACCTATTACTGTAAATAGAGCAGGCTCAATGATAGGATACTTCCTAAATGAGGGTCCTGTTACTAATTTTGATGAAGCAAATAAAAGTGATTTAGAACTATTTAGTAATATGTATAGAGAAATGGCAAAAGAAGGTGTATTCTTACCGCCATCTCAATTCGAGGGTACTTTCCTTTCAATGGCTCATACTAAAGAGGATATTGAAAAAACAATTCAAGCATTTGATAACGCACTAGGCCGTATTGTATGA